One stretch of Kogia breviceps isolate mKogBre1 chromosome 18, mKogBre1 haplotype 1, whole genome shotgun sequence DNA includes these proteins:
- the LOC131744834 gene encoding uncharacterized protein, which yields MLPLSTIEGQETEAVQTKPPEKGVLLSENPDDPPKKPIRMKGTMLFRVLPFCPVIPWTSSEPALRGRQGQAPSKPARSCPAAQPEPGSGGSPCGVTMLPLSTIEGQEMEEVQTKPPEKGALLPENPGESRKKSTGMNGRLSFKVLPFCPMPSVCFTYYLEPDDSDSDSQFPPEPSKPDPNCTFVPLPVLEFHEIKVCECPLCCLSFVTAS from the exons ATGCTACCTCTCAGCACCATCGAGGGCCAGGAAACGGAGGCGGTGCAGACCAAGCCGCCGGAGAAAGGAG tCCTGCTTTCTGAGAATCCTGATGATCCACCAAAGAAGCCCATCAGAATGAAGGGAACAATGTTATTCAGAGTCCTGCCGTTCTGTCCTGTG ATTCCCTGGACATCTTCGGAGCCAGCGCTGCGCGGGCGCCAAGGACAAGCCCCGAGCAAGCCCGCCCGCTCCTGCCCAGCGGCGCAGCCAGAACCCGGGTCCGGAG GGAGCCCCTGTGGTGTCACGATGCTACCTCTCAGCACCATCGAGGGCCAGGAAATGGAGGAGGTGCAGACCAAGCCGCCGGAGAAAGGAG CCCTGCTTCCTGAGAACCCTGGTGAGTCGCGGAAGAAGTCCACCGGAATGAATGGAAGACTGTCATTCAAAGTCCTGCCATTCTGTCCCATG CCAAGTGTTTGCTTCACCTATTACTTGGAACCGGATGACTCTGACTCTGATTCCCAATTTCCTCCTGAACCTTCGAAACCTGACCCAAATTGCACCTTTGTTCCTCTGCCTGTGTTAGAGTTCCATGAAATCAAGGTGTGTGAATGTCCCCTGTGCTGTCTCAGCTTTGTCACTGCCTCCTAA